The nucleotide sequence TCCGTGCATATTCAACGGTCATGAACCAGCCCGGCCTGGCCGGCTCTTTGCCCACCCCTACTACCTGGTCCAGCCCATGCATACCATTACCGACGACGGCACCCGCTTGTTCATCAGCAGGATAGGCGACCGTGACGGCCCGCCGCTCATCCTGTCGCACGGCACCTTTTCCAATCAGCGCAGCTGCACCCCGCTGGCCCGTCATCTGGCGGCACGTGGCTGGCAGTGCTGGCTGTTTGACTGGCGCGGCCACGGCAGCAGTGCCATGCCACGTCACCCCTACAATTTTGAAACGATTGCCGGGCAAGACGTTGTCGCCATCCTGCGGGCAGTAGAGGAAGAATGCGGCGCGCAACGGCCATTCTGGCTGGGGCATTCCGGCGGCGGGCTGATTGCCAGCCTATGGCTGGCGCGTCAGGGAGCAGACTGCAAGCGGCTGGCAGGGCTGCTCTTGCTGGCGACACAGGCCAGCAGCACGAAGCGGCCATGGTGGCCGCAATGGCAGATACGGCTGATGTCCATGCTGCTGCCCTTGCGGCAACAGATATCACCGCGCTGGGCCACAGTGGCCAGCGAGGCAGAAAGCAGCCTGTTGCTGCGGCAGTGGTGCCGCTGGAATCTGCGGGGTGAAATACGCAGTGCTGATGGCTTCGACTATCTGGCCGCACAGGGACAACAAAGCCTGCCGGTGCTGGCGCTGGCTGGGGGTGAGGATCGCTTCATTTCGCCTGCTGACGGGTGCCGGCAGTTGCTGGAAAGCTTTGCCAGCCAGGATCAGCGCTTTGTGCTGTGCGACCTCGCGCACGGCTTTCTGGAAGACTACAGCCACGACCGGCTGTTGCTCTCCAAGAATGCCAAAACCGAAATCTGGCCCTTGCTGGCCAACTGGCTGGAACAGCGCGCTGCGCTGTCCCGTGCGCCAGATCAATTCACACCACATGGCCATGGCGGTGAACATTTCACCCAGCCCGGCAGCCAGTTGCTCACCAATTTCGACAGCGGCTAGCCGGCAGCGCCGGCTGTCCGCCATCAACGCAGTATCAATGCGTCCACTCGTTTACCTTGGCCGGATTGGCCTTGACCCAGCCATCGGCGGCGGCTGCCGGCTTGGCACCGTTTTCCACATCCAGCATCACCTTGCCGATCTCCTCCGGCTTCCAGCGGAATTTCTTCAGGAAGGCCACCACTTCCGGGGCCTTGGTGCCCAGGCCGGGGTGGATCACGCTGTCGACATGCTCGGCGTCGCCATAGACTTTCTGCGGGTCATCCAGGAAGCGCAGCTTCCATTTGGCAAACATCCAGTGCGGAATCCAGCCGGTGACGGCAATGGATTTCTTGCTATTGATGGAGCGGGCCAGTTCGGCGGCCATGCCGGTACCGGAGCTGGGTAGCAGGGTGTAGTCCAGCTGGTATTTCTTGATGGCTTCTTCGGTTTTCTTCATCACGCCGGCACCGGCATCGATGCCGACAATACGGCCCTGAAATGCCGCCTTGTTGGCGTTGAGGTCGGCAATGGAATGGGCGGCCACATAATCCGGCACGATCAGGCCGATCTTGGCCCCCGGATAGTTGACGGCCACATCCACCACCTTGTCCTTGAACTGGGTGTAATAGGCCTCGTGCGTGGTAGGTAGCCAGGCGGACAGGGTGGCGTCCAGATCACCCCGTGCCACGCCCTGCCACATGATGCCGGCGGCCACCGGCACGATTTCCACCGGGTAACCCAGCTTGTTGCGGATGATGTTGGCGGCCACATTGGTGGTGGCCACGCTATCGGACCAGCCTTCTACATAACCGATCTTGATGGTGGGCTTGTCAGCCGCCTGACTACAGACGGGCAATACCAGGCTGGTCAGCAGCAGGGCAAGAAAATGGCGTTTCAGCATTGCGTTCTCCACAGATAGAAAGGATGAATCAAGGATGAACTGCACAGGACTGCCGCATGGCGGGCTCCTGTTGTTGCGACTGCATGCCCGGTATGTTTGCGACCAGGGTTCTTGTGATGGCGTGCTGATGCGGTGCGGCAAGGGGAAGCCGGCGGACGAAAAAAAGCGGGGCCTTGCGACCCCGCTCAAGCTCTAACGCCCCCAGACATCCGCAAATACCCGCAGCCAGTTTTCACCCAGCACCTTGCGGATCTTGCCTTCGGTCCAGCCGGCCTTTTCCATGGCGGCGGTCAGATTGGGCGTTTCGCCTATGGTGCGGATGCCTTCCGGATTAAGAATGGTGCCAAAGTTGGTCAGGCGGCGATGACGGCCCTTGTCGTGGGTGATCCAGTCGAAGAAGCCCTTGTCGTAGCCCTGGGTGAAGTCGGTGCCGTAGCCCACGCAGTCTTCACCCACCAGATTGATGATGTAATCCATGGCTTCGACATAGTCGTCCACCGTGGCCTCGATGCCGCGCTTGAGGAAGGGCGGGAACATGGTGACGCCGATGAAGCCGCCGTGATCGGCAATGAAGCGCAGTTCTTCATCGCTCTTGTTGCGCGGGTGCTCTTTCAGGCCGGACGGCAGGCAGTGCGAGTAGCACACCGGTTTTTTCGATTCCAGAATGGCCTCGCGCGAGGTGTTGCCGCCGACATGCGACAGGTCGACCATGATGCCCACCCGGTTCATCTCGGCAATCACTTCGCGGCCAAAGCCGGACAGCCCGCCATCGCGCTCGTAGCAGCCGGTGCCCACCAGGTTTTGCGTGTTGTAGCACAGCTGCACCACGCGCACGCCCATGTCGGCAAAGGCTTCGATATAACCCAGATTGTCTTCAAAGGCGTGGGCGTTCTGGAAGCCCAGGATGATGCCGGTCTTGCCCTCGGCCTTGGCACGGCGCACGTCGTCGGTGGTTCGTACCAGAGTGAGGATGTCGCTGTAATCGCGAATCTGCTTTTTCATCTCGGCGATATTGCCCACCGTGTCCTGGAAACCTTCCCAGACCGACACGGTACAGTTGGCCGCCGACAGGCCGCCACGGCGCATGTCGTCGAATACCTCGCGGCTCCATTTGGCAATGATCAGCCCGTCAATCACCAGCGCGTCCTGATGTAGCGTTGTCATACACATACTCCCCAACAGCAATGGTTGAACCAGTTGCGGTGCCGGACCACCCGGCGCGCCGCCAGTAAAGGGTGACCAGCAGCCGTCAGCAAGGACGACCGCTGGCCTGGGCTCAGGCCAGAATCAGGCTGGGCCGGGGCGTGGCCAACTGGGCAAACAGCGGATGCTCGCCACGGGCTTCCAGCTGGCACACGGCAAAGCCGTAGGGCTGGGCGGCACGGCGCAGCAGCCGCCACACGTAGTCGGCAAAGCTGCGGCGGAACAGCACAAACACGCCGTCGTCATCCAGCCGCAGTATCTGCACGGTGGCCTTGCCCAGCACGGTGCTGACCATATGCCCCAGCGGGATGGATTCGAAGTCATACACCCCCAGGTGGCGCAGCACGGTGATGTGCTCGCCCCCCCCCAGCCAGGCCAGGGTCAGGCCGCCGCTGGAGTCCACCGTCTGGGCAAACAGCTGTTGCGCGGCAAAGCCGGCATCCAGCTGCGCAGTCCAGTCGGCCAGGCGCTGACGGTGGCTGACCAGCAGCCATTCGTCCGGCGAGGTCCACAGCAGCACGCCTTGCGGGCCCTGGCTGATGGCACCGGCCCGCAAGGGCAGCGCCAGGCCGGTGACTTGCTGCACCAGTTGGGCAAAGCCGGCCTCGGCGGTATCGCCACGCAGCACGGCATAGCCCAGGTGCGGCAGTTCGTTACACCAGATGCGGCCATCGGCACGGCGCGGTTGCGCCTCGGCAGCCAGCTTGAAGTGTTGGAGCGGCGACTCCATGAATGGTTGGAAACCTTGCTCAGGCATGTTGACGCACCCCTTCCTTGTCCACGAACACCGACGACACCACCTGCGCCGGCACACTCTTGCCATGCGCCCAGACGAACACGGTGTCGCCCTCGCGCTTGCTGCCATCCTTCAGTACGGCCATGGCAATGGAGCGGCCGAGGAAGGCACTGTGATAACTGGAAGTGACATGGCCCTGCATGGCTGCCGGCACCGTGTCATCGGTATTGCTGAGAATCTGTGCGCCTTCGGCCAGCACCACTTGCGGGTCCAGCGGCAGCAGGCCCACCAGCTGCTTGCGGCCATCACCGGCGGTGTGCGAGCGCAGCAGCGAACGCTTGCCGAGGAAGCTGAACGGCTTTTTCATGCCCACCGCCCAGCTCATGGCCAGATCGTTCGGGCTCATCGAACCGTCGGTGTCCTGACCGACGATGATGAAGCCCTTCTCCGCCCGCAGTACGTGCATGGTTTCGGTGCCGTAGGGGGTGATGTCGAACTCGGCACCCGCCTTCATCACCTCTTCCCACATGTAGCGGCCATAGTTGGCATCGACGTTGATTTCATAAGCCAGCTCACCGGAGAAGCTGATGCGGAACACCCGTGCCGGCAGGCCGGCCACGGTGCCAGTGCGGCCATCCATGAACTTGAAAGCGTCCTTGGCGAAGTCGATGTCGCTACACAGCTTTTGCAGCACCTGGCGGCTGTTCGGCCCCACCACGGCCACGGTGGCCCAGTGGTCGGTGGTGGTGGTGAAGCGCACTTTCAGCTCCGGCCATTCGGTCTGGTGCCAGCGCTCCAGCCAGCTGTAGACACGTGCCGCGCCGCCAGTGGTGGTGGTCATGTGGAAGTGGTCGTCGGCCAGGCAGGCAGTCACGCCGTCGTCCATCACCATGCCGTTTTCGTCCAGCATCAGGCCGTAGCGGCACTTGCCGGGATCGAGCTTGCTCCAGGCATTGCTGTAGATACGGTTGAGGAATTCACGTGCGTCCGGGCCCTTGACGTCGATCTTGCCCAGGGTGGAGGCATCCATCACGCCGACACTATTACGGGTGGCCAGGCATTCGCGGTTCACTGCGGCGTGCAGGTCCTCGCCCGGCTTGGGGAAGTACCAGGGGCGCAGCCACTGGCCCACCACTTCGTACTCGGCCTTGCGCGCATCATGGCTGGCATGCATGGCGGTATAGCGGCGCACATCGAAGGTTTCGCCCACATGCGGGCCGGCCAGTGCGCCAAAGGTCACCGGGGTGTAGGACGGCCGATAGGTGGTGGTGCCCACTTCGGCGATGGGTTTGCCCAGCGCTTCGGCGGCAATGGCAAAGCCGTTGATATTGGACAGCTTGCCCTGATCCGTACCAAAGCCCAGCGCGGTATAGCGCTTGACGTGTTCGATGGAGCGGTAGTTTTCACGAATGGCCGTGTGGATGTCGGCAGCCGCCACATCATTCTGGTAATCGACAAAAGCCTTGGCACCGTGGCCTTCCGGCTTACCATCCGGCAGGCGGAAGATGGCACGCGGCGCGGCCACTTCTTCATTGGCCACCGCCGGGGCATTGCCGCTGCTGCCACGGCCCTTGCCCAGCAATAGTGCAGCCACGGCGGCGTGGGTCTGGCCCAGTGCCTCGGACAATTCCCAGCGGCCGGTAATGGCACCGACGCAGGCGATATTGTCGCGACCTTCATCCGGGCAGACAAAAGACAGCTGCTGCTGATTCCACACCGGTCGGCCACCGTTGTGGCAGAACAGATGCACGGTGGAGGTGAGGCCGCCGGAGGACAGCACGGTATCCACATTCAGGCGCGGGCCGGAGCCAATCACCTGATTGTTGCGGCCATCCAGCTTCACCAGCTGCGCGCCGCTGACGCTCTTGTCGCCCAGCACCTTGGCAATGCCATGGCCCAGCAGCAGCTCGACACCAGCACTCTTCAGTGCCTGCTGCCGCCATGCTGCTGCGCCGCTGTGACGGGCATCGGCCAGCGTCACCTTGACGCCGGACAGCGCCAGGTCCAGCGCGGCTTCGTAGGCGGCATCGTTCTGGGTTTGCACCAGCACTTCGCGCCCCACCGCCACACCGTAGCGATTCAGATAGCTATGACCTGCCGCTACCGTCATCACGCCGGGTACATCGTTGTAACCAAACACCAGCGGGCGTTCGATGGCGCCACTGGCCAGAATCACCTGATGGGCGCGGATCTTGTGCAGACGCTGGCGCGGCAGCGCGGCATTGCGCTCGGTCAGCGGCAGGTGGTCTTGCAACAGCTCCACCGCCTGCACCAGATTCAGATCATGCAGGGCAAAGGCGGTGGTGCGCGGCAGCACGCTGACATTGGGCAGGCTGGCCAGCTCGGCCAGACGCTGGCCCACCCAGTCCATGCCGGACAGGCCATCGATGCGGCTGCGGCGTTCGGTGAGCAGCCAGCCGCCCATTTCCGCCTGCTCGTCCACCAGCAGGGTTTTCAGCCCGGCACGGCCCGCCAGCGTGGCGGCCCACAGACCGGCAGCACCGCCGCCCACCACCAGCACATCAATATGATGGTGCAGGTGGTCGTAGCTTTCCGGATCGGGCAAGACCGGGGCATGGCCGTAACCTGCCGCCTTGCGGATGTATTTTTCGTAGATGGGCCAGGCTTTCACCGGCTCCATGAAGGTCTTGTAGTAGAAGCCCGGCGGCATGAAGCGGCCAAACTTGCCCAGCAGGCCCTTGAGATCGAAATCCAGCGAGGGGTAGCCGGTGGTGCTGCCCGCCAGCAGGCCCTGGTATAGCTCAACCTGGGTAGCCTTGAGGTCGGGCACGGTGTGCGCGCCGGTTTCCAGCTGGATCAGCGCATTGGGTTCTTCGGCACCAAAGCCGACAATGCCGCGCGGCCGGCCGTATTTGAAGCTGCGGCCGATCAGGCGCACGCCATTGGCCAGCAGCGCCGAGGCCAGGGTATCGCCGGAAAATGCCCGGTACTGCACATTGTCAAACTGGAAGCTGACCGGTTTCTGGCGATTGATACGCTCGCCCGGGCGGTGGATGCGGTAGCCGCTCATGCTTGCTCCTTCAGATACAGTGCCTTGCCGTCGGCCAGTGTCCAGGAACCGGCAATTTCATACGTGACGGTATGACGCTTGACCGCGAACACCTTGCGACAGCCGGCGACATGCTGCCATTGCTCCCAGTGCCAGCCACGCGGGTTCTTGCGGTGGAACACATAGTCACCCCAGGTGGCATCGTCGGCCTCTTCCGGCACTGCCGGGCGGGCGATATAGGCTTCACCGGCGTAGCTGAACTCTTCTTCTTCCCTTGCCTCTTGGCAGTACGGGCAGGTAATCACCAACATAAGCCTCTCCCTAGTGAGCCACGGCGGCTGCGCCGTGCTCGTCGATCAGATGTCCGGTGGCAAAACGGTCCAGCGAGAAGGCCCGGTTCAGCGGGTGCGGATCGTCATGGGCGATGGTGTGGGCAAACACATTGCCCGAACCCGGCGTGGCCTTGAAGCCGCCGGTACCCCAGCCACAGTTGAAATACAGGCCCTGGATGCGGGTTTTGCTGATGATGGGGCAGGCATCCGGCGACACATCCACAATGCCGCCCCACTGGCGGTTCATGCGCACGCGAGAGAAGGACGGGAACATCTCGATGATGGCAGCGGCGGTGTGCTCGATCACATGCGGGCTGCCGCGCTGGCCGTAGCCCAGATAGCTGTCGATACCGGCACCGATCACCAGCTCGCCCTTGTCGGACTGGCTGACATAGCCGTGCACGGCATTGGACATCACCACGGTGTCGATGCAGGGCTTCATCGATTCCGACACAAAAGCCTGCAGCGGGTGGCTTTCCAGCGGCAGGCGCAGCCCGGCCATCTTGGCCAGCACCGAAGAATTACCCGCAGCCACACAGCCGACACGGTCGGCCATGATGTCGCCACGGCTGGTATTTACGCCCTTGATGCGCCCACCTTCGATGATCAGGCCGGTGACTTCGCACTGCTCGATGATGTCCACGCCCAGTTCGGACGCGCCACGGGCAAAGCCCCAGGCCACAGCGTCATGGCGCGCGACACCGCCACGCGGCTGGAAGCTGGCCCCCATGATGGGGTAGCGCGCACGGTTGCTGATGTCGATCAGCGGCACCATGTCCTTGATTTCCTGCGGCGTCATCACCACCGCATCCACGCCATTGAGCAGGTTGGCATTGGCGCGGCGTTCGATGTCGCGCATGTCCTGCAGGGTGTGGCCCACGTTCATCACGCCGCGCTGGCTGAACATCACGTTGAAGTTGAGGTCCTGCGACAGGCCCTCCCACAATTTCAGGCCGTGTTCATACAAGTGCGCCGCCTCGTCCCACAGATAATTGGAACGGATGATGGTGGTATTGCGTGCGGTATTGCCGCCGCCCAGATAGCCTTTTTCCAGCACGGCCACATTCTTGATGCCATGCTCCTTGGCCAGATAGTAGGCCGTGGCCAGGCCATGGCCACCACCGCCGACGATGATCACGTCGTACTGCTTCTTTGGCTGCGGGCTTTTCCAGGCCGGCTGCCAGCTTTCATGATGCTTGAGCCCGTTCTTGATCAGGCTCCACAAGGAGTATCGGTTTGCCATCTGCGGCTCCAGCGGGGTGGATGTATTCGGACAAGGCCCATTCTCCCGGCGCAGCCCACGCCCCGTTTGGCTGAAAAGGACAAGCACTTGCCCACAGCCGACACCGCGCACCATGTCTGAAATCGACGCAAATCCGGCGCTTGCAAGCCAGCACCGTGGCAAGACAGGCCTTAGGGTTAGCGCACACACCGCAGGCAACACGCCTGTACTACAAGGGAAGACCAGCCATGATTGCCACCACCCCGTCTTATGTCTTGAGCTTTACCTGCCACAGCGCCTCCGGTCAGGTGGCCCGCTTCTCCGCCCTGCTGGAGACACAGGGCTGTTATATCGACGAGCTGGCGGTATTCGACGACCCCAGCAGCCAGCGCTTTTTCGTGCGCTGCGTATTCCACCCGCAAGCGGAAAGTTTCGACCAGTCGCGGTTGGCGGCGGGCATGGCCGAAATGAACCAGCACTATCAGGATTTGCGCTGGCAGCTGCACGACCGCCGCGAGCGGGCGCGGGTGATGATCATGGTGTCCAAGCTGGACCACTGCCTGAACGACCTGCTGTACCGGCAGAAAATGGGCGATCTGGAGATGACCGTTACCGCCATTGTTTCCAACCACCGCGAGCTGGCCCCGATTGCCGAGGCCTACGGCCTGCCCTTTCACCACCTGCCGGTCAGCCCGGCCAACAAGGCCGAGCAGGAAGCCGCCGTGCTGGCACTGATCAAGGAAACCGGCTCCGAGCTGGTGATTCTGGCGCGCTACATGCAAGTGCTATCCAGCGAAACCAGCGCCCTGCTGGCGGGGCGCGCCATCAACATCCACCACTCCTTCCTGCCCGGTTTCAAGGGCGCGCGGCCCTATTGGCAGGCCCACGAACGCGGGGTCAAGCTGATTGGCGCCACCGCGCATTACATTACCGACGATCTGGATGAAGGCCCCATCATCGAGCAGGTGGTAGACCGGGTAGACCATGCCTGCACCGCGGAAGACCTGCAGGCCACCGGCCGCGACATGGAATGCCAGGCGCTGGCCCGCGCCGTACGCTACCACCTGGAACGGCGGGTGTTTCTGAATGACAACCGCACGGTGGTGTTGCGCTAGGTGCAGCCGTGGCAAGACATGGGCCGGTGTCACAGGCAGGGCTGCACCGGCATGCTTGCCGGCAAGTTGACACCCAGGCGCTGAACTGCCAACCTTCCCGGCCCAATTTATGAGCCATTGCCCACCATGAAAATCACCGAAAACAGCGCCGTCACCCTGCGCATGAAAGTGACCGACAGCCAAGGCCAGGTTTACGACGATGGCAAGCACCCCGTCTCCTACCTGCACGGCGATTACGACAATCTGTTCGCCAAGCTGGAAGCCGCACTGGAAGGCCAGGAAGCCGGCTTTCAAACCGCACTGGAACTGGCCACCGAAGACACCTTCGGCGAGCGCGACGAAGCCCTGGTCACCACCATGCCCAAGGCCGACTTCCCGCCCGGCATCAAGGTAGGCGGCCAGATCCAGCGCATCGGCCCGGATGGCGAGCCGCGCTACTACTTTGTCACCAAGATCAAAGGCCCCACCGTGTTGCTGGACGGCAACCACCCGCTGTGCGGCAAGACCCTGCGCTTTGCCATCACCGTGCTGAATGTACGGGCGGCCACTGCCGAGGAAATTGCTCACCAGCATGTACATGGCGAGCACGGGCATCAGCACTGATTTTTCCCTTGCCTGACTGTCAAAGCCCTCCCGCTACGGGAGGGCTTTGTTTATGCCACGCCGCGGCAGACAGGATAGTGCGCTGACTGAACACGATGCCGCATAGTCGGCCACCATGCGGCAATCCGTCGACTTCCCACCACACCGCCCCCCTCCTTGCCATACGCCGCAGCGGCAAGGCGCATCATCATCCGCGAGCGCGGACTCCCTCCAGCGCCAATCCTTCGAACACCGCATAAAAATCAAAGACAAAGACAACTCTCGGGACTTGCCCCGCCGTCGATGAGGTTTCCCTTGCTGCGCGGGTATGAGCGGAGAGATAGCTGGACGACGTGCAAGGACACGGACAACACATCCACCGCGGCTTGCGCTGACGGGAATGGGTTTCGCCAGGGCGATGCTTGCGGTAGCGAATAGTGATGAGGCGGGGTGCCGGACTCAGGCCAAGGAATTATGTCAACGTGTTAGCATGACTGCTGTCGGCCAGAAGCGGTCATTCCACTTGCGGCTTACTTGGTGTAATCTTCTATTCAGCATATAATTTTATTTGTTTTTATTCCATCCGTAAAATGTAAACTCTGCCTTGTAAATACAGGTTTCTGTCTGATTTTGGCGTCCTGCTTCTGGGCACTTAACGACAGTTGACGTTTTAAAATTTCATGGTACTAGTGGTGCCTGCTTTACGTTATGTAAACATCAATAAAGGAGTGTCGCCGTGGCATCAATGGGCACAAAAGAAAGAGCGCAGCAATACTTTGAGCGATTGGTAAAATCGCCAAACCCAAAAGCTGAACTTGAAAAAATATACTCTGATCTTAATAAGTTGGTATTTTCAAGTTCTAGAAATCCAATAGATCGCAACACCAAGATAAAGATACTAGATGAGCTTGAGAGGCTTGTTAGGCGCACGCCCGGCTTAGAAAGTATCAATGAGTCTTTAACATATGACTCAATTAGAAAAAGCACCACGGCATCAGACAATAGCGACATACTCGATGTTATTAGTGCCATGAAAAAGCGAGTTGGGTAATGCAAATTAGCACTAGTGATGTAATAGCGACTCTGAGCCTGCTTGTCTCTATTGGGGCTGTGATTTTTGCGAAATCCTCTAGCCAGAAAACCAACCAGATTGCGCAAGAAAACCTGAATCTGCAGCATGGCATTGTTGAGTTGGAAATAAGTCAGTCTATAGAAAATGCCAAAACAAAAATTAATGATATATCAATGACAATGGCTCCTTTTGTCTCAAAGGAAAAGCTCAATAAAATATCCGAAGAGGAATCTGAATTGCTTGGACTTTATCGAAAAAGTCTCAATGCTGCTACACAGACCTTAATTAACTATTATGACTCTGCCTGTTCAAAATATGCCGACGGAAAAGTTGACAAGGTGCGATTCAAAAAGACTTACAAAGTCGAAATCCGCCAATTGGTTGAAAGTGATGATTTGAAAGAATATTTTGACCCGCTCACATCTTCATATAAGCCAGTTTTGAACGTATATTCTGAGTGGGAGCATTTGGAGTGAGTCCTTAAAGGCTTGCTTCTGTTATATAGCCTCACGCCCTTTGCGTTAATGTCCGCAAAGGGTCGAAACCAGCCACTCACCAAGACGTTATACATTGGGTGGCGCATCCAGTTTATTTATTCACCGGCCTAAAATCCACTCATAATTGCCAGTATGAATGGAATGAACTCATAAACAGGTAAGGCAAGAGGTACGCCAAAAATGAAGAAAAATCTATAACTTGAATGACTTACGATCGCTGACAACAAAGACACAACAATCGTGCTACGCCACAAAACAGAAAAGAAATGATATTTGTCATTATTGATAAAATATCCAGCCACCTGCTGGCAGTCATTACTCTTGGGTGCGCAATAAAGTTGAGCTTTACCACAATAATAGGCTGCAAAGATAGAAAACCCAACTTGAGCTGCTGCCAAACATAGCAACAATTTCAATGATTGATCTTCTGTCAGCCGCATCTTAACCACCTTTAGTAGTGGTTATGCGAGTAGTGGGTCGCATAACAATTAGTATTGCCGTTAGACATTTCACACCTCATTTTCATATTTTACAAGTAATTCCCACGCTAACGTCCGTATGGCAATCTGCTGGATCCCCACGCAGGTACTGAACGGTCTTTTGTGGTTTTGGGAAGGGGTTAAAGATTACAAAGCCACAAAGGGCAAGTGGCAGCTCTGGGTCGAAACCAGAAATTCCATTTCCCATATTGGCTTTGCCATACGAAGTCACCACATCCCACGGCCTTTCCTGCCGAACCGATGCCACCCATGGGCCCCGTCAAGCATACTGACGGGTGACCGGGGCGAGGTCTTAAGCGCCTGCCCTGTCTGAGCGATTTGACGTTAGCAAATCGCGAGTTCAGGCGCGCCTCGCACCGGTCGGGTCCCGGAGGGCAGCCACAGGCCATGCTTGCCGGGGTGGCCTTGGAGGTGAAGGAGGGATTGGCCAGGCAATCCCTCCTTCCCGTTTGCCGCGCGGAAGCGGCATGTAAATCATCATCCGCGCAGCGATTCACACCCGATGCACACCAGCTTAAAACCAACTGCAAAATCAACTTCGCGGGTCTCGCCCCGCCCGCGAGGCCCTTTCTTTTGCTTCGTCACTTCGTCAAAAGCAAGGACCCAAAGAAAAGGCGACCCGCAGCGCGTCGAATTCCCGCCACAGCCATGCCGCCCAGGGCGCGGCCGGAACTTGCGGCGCGCTAACGTCGCGCCGCTGCGGACAGCCGACCGCTTAACACCCTGTGCGGCACGTCTGGGGCGGCTCGCGCAGACGGGACCGGTTACTGTCCGTAAAGGTTTTAATAAGAAAAATCAGAGAAATTAGCGGGAAATATTGGATAAACCAGATGACACCAGTGACCATGAAAGAAACCACCGCACCGATGCCACCCATGGGCCCCATCAAGCATGCCGACAGGTGGCCGGGGCGAGGTCTTAAGCGCCTGCCCTGTTTGAGCGATTTGACGTTAGCAAATCGCGA is from Aquitalea aquatilis and encodes:
- the purU gene encoding formyltetrahydrofolate deformylase — protein: MIATTPSYVLSFTCHSASGQVARFSALLETQGCYIDELAVFDDPSSQRFFVRCVFHPQAESFDQSRLAAGMAEMNQHYQDLRWQLHDRRERARVMIMVSKLDHCLNDLLYRQKMGDLEMTVTAIVSNHRELAPIAEAYGLPFHHLPVSPANKAEQEAAVLALIKETGSELVILARYMQVLSSETSALLAGRAINIHHSFLPGFKGARPYWQAHERGVKLIGATAHYITDDLDEGPIIEQVVDRVDHACTAEDLQATGRDMECQALARAVRYHLERRVFLNDNRTVVLR
- a CDS encoding FKBP-type peptidyl-prolyl cis-trans isomerase, whose translation is MKITENSAVTLRMKVTDSQGQVYDDGKHPVSYLHGDYDNLFAKLEAALEGQEAGFQTALELATEDTFGERDEALVTTMPKADFPPGIKVGGQIQRIGPDGEPRYYFVTKIKGPTVLLDGNHPLCGKTLRFAITVLNVRAATAEEIAHQHVHGEHGHQH
- a CDS encoding sarcosine oxidase subunit beta family protein, which encodes MANRYSLWSLIKNGLKHHESWQPAWKSPQPKKQYDVIIVGGGGHGLATAYYLAKEHGIKNVAVLEKGYLGGGNTARNTTIIRSNYLWDEAAHLYEHGLKLWEGLSQDLNFNVMFSQRGVMNVGHTLQDMRDIERRANANLLNGVDAVVMTPQEIKDMVPLIDISNRARYPIMGASFQPRGGVARHDAVAWGFARGASELGVDIIEQCEVTGLIIEGGRIKGVNTSRGDIMADRVGCVAAGNSSVLAKMAGLRLPLESHPLQAFVSESMKPCIDTVVMSNAVHGYVSQSDKGELVIGAGIDSYLGYGQRGSPHVIEHTAAAIIEMFPSFSRVRMNRQWGGIVDVSPDACPIISKTRIQGLYFNCGWGTGGFKATPGSGNVFAHTIAHDDPHPLNRAFSLDRFATGHLIDEHGAAAVAH